The following DNA comes from Vibrio gigantis.
AACTGGTCAGCAACACGATCAGCAAGGTCGTTTAAGCCTTTCTCTCTCAATAATCCGTCTAGGCCATTGCCATCAGCAAGGTACAAATTCTCTAGAGCAGCAACGTTCGCTTTTAGTTGAGTCATCGAGGTTTGTGCACGCCATGATTCTGAGAAGTAAGGACGCGGATGACCGATTTTCGCCATCGGACGACTCAGCTTTTTCATGCTGTAATCAAGTTGGTTAGTCAATAAAGCAATGTATTCAGACTCCCAACGCATCTCGTCCAGTGCTAACCATGGGTTAACCTGCCAAGCTTCAGCAATAGAGGCTGATTTCATTGCCAAGTTTTGTGCAATCGCTTGTGAAGATAGACAGCCTAATGCTTTATCTTGAAGCAATGGAGATTGCTCGTCGTAAAGGGACCACTCCAAAGCACCAAGCCCTTGAACAGTCACACTCTGCTGTGCGATTTCGTCTTGTGACCAAGCTTTATCTTGCTGAGTCAACTGACGCATTTTTAGGCCTGTAGTGTTCTTTTTGTCTGGCCAGAATTGAACATTCCAGCTCTCTTCAAGTGCCGCTGTTGGGCCTCTTTCTTGGCCTTGCAGTGCCATCCAACTGTTCATGGTTAGCTGCCACTGATTTTTCAAAGTATCTAACTCAACATCATTAGTTTGGCAGTAACCCTGCATCAAGACTTCCAGCTCACTGGTTTGCTTAGCGAATAGGACTGCTGAATCAAACTCTTGCTGGTACACACTACGACTGATGTGATCCGTCGTGTCTGCTTGATAAGACACGCCATTAACCTCAGATGAAGCGGCTTGCTCACCCGATGACTGGCAGCCTGCCATGATTAATACCGATAAAGGCATTAACAAAAATTTATGTGCCATGCTGTTACCTTACTTCCTAGTTTTTCTTTTAATTATATGAGTTAAATACATATGAAACGACCGCTGAGCTCGTATTCCTACAAGTTCAGCGGCTGTGTGTTTTAATACCAATCGTAGTAAATAACTGGTCATCCTAGCTGGTTAAAACTCTCAATAACTGCGTTAGAAATTTTAATTGTAGAATAACTACTTATCGAAAATTTCTGCCTTGTTCTTAAGCCTTTTTCCTGCGCTATTTATGATCACTTACTTACTGTGATTGGTATAAGTTACTTATTATTCGTGCTAACTCAGTCGTTGAGACGCTTAGCTTCCGACTGCCTATAGCGAGTTCAAAAATGCCAGCAATGCTTCGCGCTCATTCGCATTCAAAGACAGAACCTTCTGTTTCGCCATTTCAGCTTCACCACCGTGCCAAAGCACCGCTTCCATAACGTTTCTTGCTCGTCCATCGTGCAGCAAGAAGGTGTGACCATTCACTTCTTTGGTATAACCTAACCCCCACAATGGTGTGGTTCGCCACTCGCGTCCATTCGCTAGATACTCTGGACGATTATCCGCTAGTCCTTCGCCCATATCATGCAACAACATATCGGTATAAGGGCTGATTAACTGCTTAGATAGCGCAGGCAAACCTTCGCGCTTAGCTGTACGAATTTCAGCTTGGTGACAGCTTTGGCAACCAATATCTTTGAA
Coding sequences within:
- a CDS encoding imelysin family protein: MAHKFLLMPLSVLIMAGCQSSGEQAASSEVNGVSYQADTTDHISRSVYQQEFDSAVLFAKQTSELEVLMQGYCQTNDVELDTLKNQWQLTMNSWMALQGQERGPTAALEESWNVQFWPDKKNTTGLKMRQLTQQDKAWSQDEIAQQSVTVQGLGALEWSLYDEQSPLLQDKALGCLSSQAIAQNLAMKSASIAEAWQVNPWLALDEMRWESEYIALLTNQLDYSMKKLSRPMAKIGHPRPYFSESWRAQTSMTQLKANVAALENLYLADGNGLDGLLREKGLNDLADRVADQFTLTLETWPTDSSLFSLLQSKEGYREVLTQYNKLERLKYLIHEEVAIELGVVIGFNATDGD